In one window of Calypte anna isolate BGI_N300 chromosome 1, bCalAnn1_v1.p, whole genome shotgun sequence DNA:
- the GABPA gene encoding GA-binding protein alpha chain isoform X2 produces the protein MTKREAEELIEIEIDGTEKQECTEESIVEQTYTTAEFVSQAIDINEPIGNLKKLLEPRLQCSLDAHEICLQDIQLDPDRSLFDQGVKTDGTVQLSVQVISRQGIEPKLNILEIVKPVETVEVVIDPDAHHAEAEAHLVEEAQVITLDGTKHIATISDETSEQVTRWAAALEGYRKEQERLGIPYDPVQWSTDQVLHWVVWVMKEFSMTDIDLNALSIPGRELCSLTQEDFFQRVPRGEILWSHLELLRKYVLASQEHSGEIATVTIDQPVQIIPASVQPATPTTIKVINTSAKAAKVQRAPRISGEDRSSPGNRTGNNGQIQLWQFLLELLTDKDARDCISWVGDEGEFKLNQPELVAQKWGQRKNKPTMNYEKLSRALR, from the exons ATGACtaagagagaggcagaggagctgatAGAAATAGAAATTGATGGAACTGAGAAACAGGAATGCACTGAAGAAAG CATTGTTGAGCAAACCTACACCACAGCAGAATTTGTAAGTCAAGCTATTGACATCAATGAACCGATTGGAAATCTTAAGAAGCTGCTGGAACCCAGACTGCAGTGCTCCCTGGATGCACACGAAATTTGCCTTCAAGATATCCAG CTGGACCCAGATCGAAGCCTTTTTGACCAAGGTGTAAAAACAGATGGAACAGTGCAACTCAGTGTGCAAGTAATATCTAGGCAAG GTATAGAGCCCAAGTTAAACATCCTTGAAATTGTGAAGCCTGTGGAGACCGTGGAGGTGGTGATTGATCCAGACGCCCATCATGCAGAGGCTGAAGCTCACCTTGTTGAGGAAGCTCAGGTCATAACCTTGGATGGAACAAAACACATTGCAACAATTTCAGATGAAACCTCTGAACAAGTGACACGATGGGCTGCAGCATTGGAAGGCTACCGGAAGGAGCAGGAGCGCCTTGGAATACCCTATG accCCGTGCAGTGGTCGACAGACCAGGTGCTCCACTGGGTGGTGTGGGTGATGAAGGAGTTCAGCATGACTGACATTGACCTGAATGCACTCAGCATTCCCGGGAGGGAGCTTTGCAGCCTCACTCAAGAAGACTTCTTCCAGCGTGTCCCACGGGGAGAAATCCTCTGGAGCCATTTGGAGCTTCTTCGAAAGT ATGTGTTGGCTAGCCAAGAGCACTCTGGAGAAATAGCAACTGTTACTATTGATCAGC CTGTGCAGATTATTCCAGCATCTGTACAGCCTGCTACCCCAACCACCATTAAAGTCATAAACACCAGCGCAAAGGCAGCTAAAGTACAGAGAGCTCCAAGGATCTCTGGGGAAGATAGAAGTTCCCCTGGGAACAGAACAG GAAACAATGGCCAGATCCAGTTGTGGCAGTTTTTATTAGAACTTCTCACTGACAAAGATGCTCGGGACTGTATTTCTTGGGTTGGAGATGAAGGAGAGTTCAAACTGAATCAACCTGAACTGGTTGCTCAAAAATGGGGACAACGCAAAAACAAGCCCACAATGAACTATGAGAAGCTCAGTCGAGCTTTGAGGTAA
- the GABPA gene encoding GA-binding protein alpha chain isoform X1, which yields MTKREAEELIEIEIDGTEKQECTEESIVEQTYTTAEFVSQAIDINEPIGNLKKLLEPRLQCSLDAHEICLQDIQLDPDRSLFDQGVKTDGTVQLSVQVISRQGIEPKLNILEIVKPVETVEVVIDPDAHHAEAEAHLVEEAQVITLDGTKHIATISDETSEQVTRWAAALEGYRKEQERLGIPYDPVQWSTDQVLHWVVWVMKEFSMTDIDLNALSIPGRELCSLTQEDFFQRVPRGEILWSHLELLRKYVLASQEHSGEIATVTIDQPVQIIPASVQPATPTTIKVINTSAKAAKVQRAPRISGEDRSSPGNRTGNNGQIQLWQFLLELLTDKDARDCISWVGDEGEFKLNQPELVAQKWGQRKNKPTMNYEKLSRALRYYYDGDMICKVQGKRFVYKFVCDLKTLIGYSAAELNRLVTECEQKKLAKMQLHGIAQPVTAVALATASLQAEKDN from the exons ATGACtaagagagaggcagaggagctgatAGAAATAGAAATTGATGGAACTGAGAAACAGGAATGCACTGAAGAAAG CATTGTTGAGCAAACCTACACCACAGCAGAATTTGTAAGTCAAGCTATTGACATCAATGAACCGATTGGAAATCTTAAGAAGCTGCTGGAACCCAGACTGCAGTGCTCCCTGGATGCACACGAAATTTGCCTTCAAGATATCCAG CTGGACCCAGATCGAAGCCTTTTTGACCAAGGTGTAAAAACAGATGGAACAGTGCAACTCAGTGTGCAAGTAATATCTAGGCAAG GTATAGAGCCCAAGTTAAACATCCTTGAAATTGTGAAGCCTGTGGAGACCGTGGAGGTGGTGATTGATCCAGACGCCCATCATGCAGAGGCTGAAGCTCACCTTGTTGAGGAAGCTCAGGTCATAACCTTGGATGGAACAAAACACATTGCAACAATTTCAGATGAAACCTCTGAACAAGTGACACGATGGGCTGCAGCATTGGAAGGCTACCGGAAGGAGCAGGAGCGCCTTGGAATACCCTATG accCCGTGCAGTGGTCGACAGACCAGGTGCTCCACTGGGTGGTGTGGGTGATGAAGGAGTTCAGCATGACTGACATTGACCTGAATGCACTCAGCATTCCCGGGAGGGAGCTTTGCAGCCTCACTCAAGAAGACTTCTTCCAGCGTGTCCCACGGGGAGAAATCCTCTGGAGCCATTTGGAGCTTCTTCGAAAGT ATGTGTTGGCTAGCCAAGAGCACTCTGGAGAAATAGCAACTGTTACTATTGATCAGC CTGTGCAGATTATTCCAGCATCTGTACAGCCTGCTACCCCAACCACCATTAAAGTCATAAACACCAGCGCAAAGGCAGCTAAAGTACAGAGAGCTCCAAGGATCTCTGGGGAAGATAGAAGTTCCCCTGGGAACAGAACAG GAAACAATGGCCAGATCCAGTTGTGGCAGTTTTTATTAGAACTTCTCACTGACAAAGATGCTCGGGACTGTATTTCTTGGGTTGGAGATGAAGGAGAGTTCAAACTGAATCAACCTGAACTGGTTGCTCAAAAATGGGGACAACGCAAAAACAAGCCCACAATGAACTATGAGAAGCTCAGTCGAGCTTTGAG GTATTACTATGATGGAGACATGATCTGCAAAGTGCAAGGCAAGAGGTTTGTGTACAAATTTGTCTGCGACTTGAAAACTCTGATTGGATACAGCGCCGCGGAGTTAAACCGGTTGGTCACAGAGTGTGAGCAGAAGAAACTTGCCAAGATGCAGCTCCATGGCATCGCACAGCCAGTGACAGCAGTGGCACTAGCTACAGCATCCCTGCAAGCAGAGAAAGATAATTAA